A single region of the Halopiger xanaduensis SH-6 genome encodes:
- a CDS encoding restriction endonuclease: MAREDTDLPFGDAFSPAQLETGKGEPAELVVLLEMAKKYEGQPDDFDQAIADRFFSDSNEPSVRAKNVRLGMREGAGYGIVHEDLSFTEIGEELYELRDDEESMFEQFAVHILQELHGMKVIQIIEDLMAEGRQTTNANIKEALRNQYGFHVDRTSNHWSQMRAWLAKTGVVNTGIHIYDLDRNRLEELVGVDSDAILELDGLTEEQQTFLRGLALIDPVKPIPNTEVRKVAEAAYGVELPQSKISDLILNPLEDSGYITWKNPSDVTGKPNLVEPTDQFEAEVMKPVLEDISERTGVPRPVLRLSFDEISERLDSDSTHEKGVALETLAVKIGRMLGLEFAGWRVRGQKTGGSEVDVVMDEVDTTFGRWQIQCKNIKDDLETKHVAREVGIARMLQTNTILMVARSGLSGDAKLYANRIMRHENISILFLHGDDLDQFDERPEHLAETLQDEANRIKTLKRLDRRDMVEEGDGEGKMTYDEEEALEEYQEDIAEYITDEEDVQNSLTDFAPDEDS; encoded by the coding sequence ATGGCCCGAGAGGACACGGATTTACCGTTTGGTGACGCGTTCTCACCCGCTCAATTGGAGACAGGAAAGGGTGAGCCGGCGGAACTGGTTGTCTTGCTGGAAATGGCGAAGAAATATGAAGGTCAACCAGATGACTTCGACCAAGCCATTGCCGACCGGTTCTTCTCCGATTCTAACGAGCCAAGCGTACGTGCGAAGAACGTACGTCTCGGAATGCGTGAGGGGGCAGGATACGGTATCGTACACGAGGACCTGTCGTTCACTGAGATTGGGGAGGAACTGTACGAACTACGAGACGATGAAGAGTCGATGTTCGAACAGTTCGCCGTCCACATCCTCCAAGAATTGCACGGGATGAAGGTCATCCAGATTATCGAGGACCTGATGGCCGAGGGGAGGCAAACGACGAACGCAAACATCAAAGAGGCGTTACGGAACCAGTACGGATTCCACGTCGACAGAACAAGCAACCACTGGTCACAGATGCGGGCGTGGTTGGCGAAGACCGGCGTTGTAAACACCGGCATCCACATCTACGACCTCGACCGAAATCGTCTCGAAGAACTCGTCGGTGTCGACTCAGATGCTATCCTCGAACTCGACGGTCTTACCGAGGAGCAGCAGACTTTCTTGCGAGGTCTCGCTCTCATCGACCCAGTGAAGCCGATTCCAAACACAGAGGTTCGCAAAGTCGCTGAGGCCGCGTATGGCGTCGAGCTTCCTCAGAGCAAGATTTCGGACCTCATCCTGAATCCGCTCGAAGATTCGGGGTACATCACCTGGAAGAATCCATCTGATGTAACGGGTAAACCCAACCTCGTGGAACCGACCGACCAGTTTGAGGCAGAGGTCATGAAACCCGTATTGGAGGACATCAGTGAGCGTACTGGTGTACCCCGCCCTGTCCTCCGCCTCTCGTTTGACGAAATCTCCGAGCGGTTGGACTCCGACTCCACACACGAAAAAGGGGTCGCACTGGAGACCCTCGCCGTGAAGATAGGACGAATGCTCGGCTTGGAGTTCGCCGGGTGGCGCGTCCGCGGTCAGAAGACCGGCGGGTCCGAGGTCGACGTAGTGATGGACGAAGTCGACACAACGTTTGGTCGGTGGCAGATACAATGCAAGAACATCAAGGACGACCTCGAAACCAAGCACGTGGCCCGAGAGGTCGGCATCGCTCGGATGCTGCAAACGAATACCATCTTGATGGTAGCCCGCTCAGGTCTCTCGGGTGATGCAAAGCTGTACGCCAACCGCATTATGCGTCATGAGAATATCTCTATCCTGTTTCTCCACGGTGACGACCTCGACCAGTTCGACGAGAGGCCCGAACACCTCGCCGAGACGCTACAGGATGAGGCCAACCGTATCAAGACCCTCAAACGCCTCGACCGCCGTGACATGGTTGAGGAGGGTGACGGTGAAGGCAAGATGACGTACGATGAGGAGGAGGCTCTGGAAGAGTATCAAGAGGATATAGCGGAGTACATCACCGACGAAGAAGACGTGCAGAACTCGCTAACCGATTTCGCCCCGGATGAGGACAGTTAG
- a CDS encoding winged helix-turn-helix domain-containing protein: MTEQPTHQTAVETDHYAEEAPLTYLFGDSARVKIIGAFISERGRDISVSEVSRLAGVARSTVYNNIDTLERLDVIKHTRDIEGGHSPLYQFNDDSELGELLYRLEGVSLQKLIDEDYLG, translated from the coding sequence ATGACTGAGCAGCCGACTCACCAGACCGCGGTTGAGACTGACCACTATGCTGAGGAGGCGCCGCTGACGTATCTCTTTGGAGACAGTGCTCGGGTGAAGATTATCGGGGCGTTCATCTCCGAACGGGGCCGGGATATTAGCGTGTCTGAGGTCTCCCGGCTTGCTGGCGTAGCCCGTAGTACTGTCTATAATAATATTGACACTCTGGAGCGTCTTGATGTCATCAAGCACACTCGGGATATTGAGGGCGGACATAGCCCTCTCTACCAGTTCAACGACGATAGCGAACTGGGAGAGCTCCTCTACAGGCTTGAGGGCGTCTCTCTTCAGAAGCTGATTGATGAAGATTATCTCGGGTAG
- a CDS encoding DUF7511 domain-containing protein, translating to MTVNESPVADDGYDGTAPLELLTDDEGLWTAVPVDASGDERVRKWISVEAGTLCDLEEWR from the coding sequence ATGACGGTGAATGAATCCCCCGTCGCGGACGACGGATACGACGGCACCGCACCGCTCGAGTTGCTGACCGACGACGAGGGGCTCTGGACGGCCGTTCCCGTCGATGCCAGCGGTGACGAGCGGGTGAGAAAGTGGATCTCGGTCGAGGCGGGCACCCTCTGCGATCTCGAGGAGTGGCGATAA
- a CDS encoding site-specific integrase codes for MVRIDDSGERTKCWLNYPDEVEDIAKAARTVDWERGIAMRLMGFVGSRASGVPSARPEGINWNSEGEYWELELKGKNTRGGEKKTRDAYLPGRIKDMLDIYADERSIADDEPFVDASTSSIRRWVSEAAEDVHSNDGKEGTRSDRWLSVSSHDLRRSWATHHLVDEDVPVRVMMSIGGWSSYEAIEPYLAKPKPETIGREMSAVQL; via the coding sequence ATGGTTAGGATTGACGACTCCGGTGAGCGAACGAAGTGCTGGCTAAACTACCCCGACGAGGTCGAGGACATCGCCAAGGCCGCCCGCACAGTCGACTGGGAACGCGGAATCGCAATGCGCCTGATGGGATTTGTCGGTTCCCGTGCAAGCGGGGTCCCGTCCGCGCGGCCTGAAGGCATCAACTGGAACAGCGAGGGCGAGTACTGGGAACTCGAACTCAAGGGAAAGAACACCCGGGGCGGGGAGAAGAAGACTCGGGACGCCTACCTCCCCGGTCGCATCAAAGACATGCTGGACATCTACGCGGATGAGCGTAGCATCGCCGATGATGAACCGTTCGTTGACGCCTCGACCAGCTCTATCCGGCGCTGGGTCTCCGAGGCGGCTGAGGACGTACACTCGAACGATGGAAAAGAAGGAACCCGCAGTGACCGCTGGCTCTCGGTCTCCAGCCACGACCTGAGGAGAAGCTGGGCAACGCACCACCTCGTAGATGAAGACGTGCCAGTACGTGTAATGATGTCAATTGGGGGATGGAGCAGCTATGAGGCGATTGAGCCCTACCTAGCGAAACCGAAACCCGAAACCATCGGCCGCGAGATGTCGGCCGTCCAACTGTGA
- a CDS encoding geranylgeranylglycerol-phosphate geranylgeranyltransferase: MTAGETVRGLLELLRPVNVIAASVLTFIGAFVAGGVTEAPVAVAAAVAATGLAVGAGNAINDYFDREIDRINQPERAIPRGAVSARGALAYSLVLFALATGLAVTLPLLAIGIAVVNLVALVAYTEFFKGLPGVGNAVVAYLVGSTFLFGAAAVGEYGDVEPAVVLALLAAIATLTREIIKDVEDIEGDRAEGLRTLPIAIGERRAIALSAILLAIAVLASPVPYLLGYFGVAYLLVVVPADAIMLYAAAESVGDPTAGQSHLKYGMFLASLAFIVGRAVPAVSGL; this comes from the coding sequence ATGACTGCGGGAGAGACGGTGCGCGGGTTGCTCGAGTTGCTGCGGCCGGTGAACGTGATCGCGGCGAGCGTCCTGACGTTCATCGGGGCGTTCGTCGCTGGCGGGGTGACCGAAGCGCCAGTCGCGGTCGCGGCTGCGGTCGCGGCGACCGGCTTAGCGGTCGGCGCGGGTAACGCGATCAACGACTACTTCGACCGCGAGATCGATCGGATCAACCAGCCCGAACGAGCGATTCCGCGGGGTGCGGTAAGTGCTCGCGGAGCGCTTGCCTACAGCCTCGTCCTCTTTGCGCTCGCCACCGGATTAGCGGTCACGCTGCCGCTGCTCGCGATCGGGATCGCGGTCGTCAACCTCGTCGCCCTGGTGGCCTACACCGAGTTCTTCAAGGGGCTTCCCGGGGTCGGCAACGCGGTCGTCGCCTACCTCGTCGGGAGTACGTTCCTGTTCGGCGCCGCGGCGGTCGGGGAGTACGGCGACGTCGAACCGGCGGTGGTGCTAGCGCTGCTGGCGGCAATCGCGACGCTTACGCGGGAGATCATCAAGGACGTCGAGGATATCGAAGGCGACCGCGCGGAGGGCCTGCGTACGCTCCCGATCGCCATCGGCGAACGACGTGCCATCGCGCTCAGCGCCATCCTCCTCGCGATCGCCGTCCTCGCCAGTCCGGTTCCGTACTTGCTCGGGTACTTCGGCGTCGCGTACCTGCTCGTTGTGGTGCCGGCGGACGCGATCATGCTCTACGCGGCCGCCGAGAGCGTCGGGGATCCAACCGCCGGCCAGTCCCATCTCAAGTACGGGATGTTTCTCGCGTCGCTGGCGTTTATCGTCGGTCGCGCAGTACCTGCCGTAAGCGGACTGTAA
- a CDS encoding ATP-binding protein codes for MNGSDTYDLKPSKEAYQAVKSDVTPVSAFKELVDNALDNWRRVLDGLDPVTIEIEYHDGGPDGEDEVVIRDDSGGVEEDDLQILFALGQSKKEDIAGSIGAYGIGAKKAILNLGNKATIRSRHMYADTGFGFTIDEEWLQDDEDWTVEKEEYEDIEAGVTEIRISDLNTPWNKYRENLVEDLSKTYQYFLDPDRMEDFEPVSIIIREYDTDGEATDTIEVEPPEPVDWSFTPMDGLFVRRYEGIDLQSKEFEAEVTLNVTVGLMREASAEDSGADIFCQNRLVLSGVTDERAGFGMGSNSSKLGKFSGQHRRLRVIIEFETEGDARILPWDAQKSDIDPYTRVSRAARDWIGRIVRPYYLAAGAYDHVPTTLTRPYDRDCEHSVTKHLDDPYDYEGRKRVMHKPDTDFSDAKEITERVDVTTALRIYSPDPLPDEFEPAYREEFLRTLRDEYDIDVDREESIPTPFIPAAEVPDDLDMDESHRTRMNLTQHAREDAAVDPPQRKVGFPDWQQPLYDTLLREQILSQQADEDADKEPAQRTVGFPDWGQARYEELLQEKLDSDVDLEELETVELGYDFDVEELKTSEVDEDEESDEPEEPAEGEETDELEESDDSPDIDGETGELEESDDTPNIDEETDELEESDDTPDIDEESDVESIDSERPASDVGKSSGESVDGVDTDDEPTQIELSSDTGTSSTAITPHDTDDSETTIETSGQVLELTDEQWNTLVEALGLDEDATTEEVRERLFETMDTLRKLPTS; via the coding sequence ATGAACGGTTCCGACACTTACGACCTCAAGCCGTCCAAGGAAGCGTATCAGGCTGTTAAGTCCGACGTTACTCCTGTGTCGGCTTTTAAGGAGCTCGTGGACAACGCGCTCGATAACTGGCGGCGCGTCCTCGATGGGCTCGACCCGGTGACTATTGAGATTGAGTACCACGATGGCGGGCCGGATGGGGAGGACGAGGTTGTTATTCGTGACGATAGCGGTGGTGTTGAGGAGGACGACCTCCAGATTCTCTTTGCCCTTGGTCAGTCGAAGAAGGAAGATATTGCCGGCTCTATCGGTGCCTACGGCATTGGCGCGAAGAAGGCCATCCTCAACCTCGGGAATAAGGCGACTATTCGTAGTCGCCACATGTACGCCGATACCGGCTTCGGGTTCACCATCGACGAGGAGTGGCTTCAGGATGACGAGGATTGGACTGTCGAGAAGGAGGAGTACGAGGACATTGAGGCGGGGGTCACTGAGATTCGCATTAGCGACCTCAACACTCCTTGGAATAAGTACCGGGAGAACCTCGTTGAGGACCTCAGCAAGACCTACCAGTACTTCCTGGACCCCGACAGGATGGAAGACTTCGAGCCCGTCTCTATTATCATCCGTGAGTACGATACGGATGGGGAGGCCACCGATACGATTGAGGTGGAGCCTCCTGAGCCTGTTGACTGGTCGTTCACTCCGATGGATGGCTTGTTCGTGCGCCGCTACGAGGGTATTGACCTCCAGTCTAAGGAGTTTGAGGCCGAGGTCACTCTGAACGTGACTGTCGGTCTCATGAGGGAAGCCAGTGCCGAGGATTCCGGGGCGGACATCTTCTGCCAGAACCGTCTCGTTCTTAGCGGGGTCACGGATGAGCGTGCTGGCTTCGGTATGGGTAGCAATTCGTCCAAGCTCGGGAAGTTTTCCGGCCAGCACCGGAGGCTTCGCGTTATCATCGAGTTCGAGACGGAGGGCGACGCGCGGATTCTTCCTTGGGACGCCCAGAAGTCCGACATCGACCCGTACACCCGGGTTTCCCGCGCTGCCCGCGATTGGATTGGTCGCATCGTTAGGCCCTACTACCTTGCTGCGGGCGCCTACGACCACGTCCCCACGACGCTCACTCGTCCCTACGACAGGGACTGTGAGCATTCCGTCACCAAGCATCTTGACGACCCCTACGATTACGAGGGTCGCAAGCGGGTCATGCACAAGCCTGATACCGACTTCTCGGATGCGAAGGAGATTACGGAGCGGGTCGATGTGACTACCGCTCTTCGGATTTACTCGCCGGACCCGCTCCCTGATGAGTTCGAGCCTGCCTACCGGGAGGAGTTCCTGCGTACCCTTCGGGATGAGTACGACATCGACGTGGACCGTGAAGAGTCGATTCCGACTCCGTTCATTCCGGCTGCTGAGGTTCCCGATGACCTGGATATGGATGAGTCCCACCGGACGCGGATGAACCTGACCCAGCACGCGCGTGAGGACGCTGCTGTGGACCCGCCCCAGCGCAAGGTTGGGTTCCCTGACTGGCAGCAGCCCCTTTATGACACGTTGCTTCGGGAGCAGATTCTGAGCCAGCAGGCGGATGAGGACGCTGATAAGGAGCCCGCTCAGCGTACTGTCGGGTTCCCCGATTGGGGGCAGGCTCGTTATGAGGAGTTGCTCCAGGAGAAGCTTGATTCCGATGTCGACCTCGAAGAGCTGGAGACGGTCGAGCTTGGTTACGACTTCGATGTTGAGGAGTTGAAGACTAGCGAGGTTGATGAGGACGAGGAGAGCGACGAGCCGGAGGAGCCTGCCGAGGGTGAGGAGACTGACGAGCTGGAGGAGTCGGACGATTCTCCTGACATCGATGGGGAGACTGGCGAGCTGGAGGAGTCGGACGATACTCCTAACATCGACGAGGAGACTGACGAGCTGGAGGAGTCGGACGATACTCCCGACATTGATGAGGAGAGCGATGTCGAGAGCATTGATTCCGAGAGGCCGGCGTCCGATGTCGGCAAGTCTAGCGGAGAGAGTGTCGATGGGGTTGATACGGATGACGAGCCTACCCAGATTGAGTTGTCGTCCGATACTGGTACGTCTTCTACCGCCATTACGCCTCACGACACCGACGACAGTGAGACGACGATTGAGACGAGTGGCCAGGTGTTGGAGCTGACCGACGAGCAGTGGAACACCCTTGTCGAGGCGCTTGGGCTCGACGAGGATGCCACCACTGAGGAGGTCCGGGAGCGGCTCTTCGAGACGATGGATACCCTTCGGAAGCTCCCGACGTCGTAG
- a CDS encoding DNA-methyltransferase, producing the protein MASSRTTTEPEETTMHGNTELTELLDSEPYYQTNDGAAYLGDSLELLDELPEESIDLLVTSPPFGLQKKKEYGNKDPDEYNDWFMDFADRVYRVLTEDGSWVIDIGGGWEKGKPVRSIYHFELLTRLAGSDGPFHLAQDFYWYNPAKLPTPAQWVTIERIRCKDAVNHVWCLSKTERPEADNVRVLQEYSDSQKELMENGYKDKKRPSGHDISDKFDDPKEKGSIPPNLLEIANTASNTHYLKACKKLDVDSHPARFPRQLPDFFIRFLSEPGDTVLDIFAGSNMTGRVAQDLGRKWLAFELQEKYLQTSKVRFMTMEEIDKIIDEDQSALDDFEEFAELD; encoded by the coding sequence ATGGCATCCTCACGTACAACAACCGAACCCGAAGAGACCACGATGCATGGGAATACTGAACTGACCGAATTGCTGGACTCCGAGCCCTATTACCAGACAAATGACGGGGCTGCGTATCTCGGAGATAGCCTTGAGCTTCTGGACGAGTTGCCAGAGGAGAGTATCGACCTGCTGGTCACCTCTCCGCCGTTTGGACTCCAGAAGAAGAAGGAATATGGCAACAAAGACCCGGACGAGTACAACGACTGGTTCATGGACTTCGCCGACCGGGTTTACCGCGTTCTCACGGAGGACGGTAGCTGGGTCATCGACATCGGTGGCGGTTGGGAAAAGGGCAAACCAGTCCGCTCTATCTACCATTTCGAGTTACTCACTCGCCTCGCCGGTAGCGATGGCCCATTCCACCTCGCACAGGATTTCTACTGGTACAACCCTGCCAAGCTCCCTACGCCAGCGCAGTGGGTCACTATCGAGCGTATCCGCTGCAAGGACGCTGTGAACCACGTCTGGTGCCTTTCAAAGACCGAACGGCCAGAGGCGGACAACGTCCGTGTTCTCCAGGAATATTCCGACTCGCAGAAGGAGCTGATGGAGAACGGATATAAGGACAAGAAGAGACCCTCTGGGCACGACATCAGCGATAAGTTTGACGACCCAAAGGAAAAGGGGTCTATCCCACCGAATCTTCTCGAAATCGCCAACACCGCGTCGAATACACACTATCTCAAAGCGTGCAAGAAGCTGGATGTCGATTCGCACCCAGCACGGTTCCCGAGACAATTACCCGATTTCTTCATCCGGTTCTTGTCCGAGCCGGGCGACACTGTCCTCGACATCTTCGCTGGCAGCAACATGACTGGGCGTGTCGCGCAAGACCTCGGCCGCAAGTGGCTCGCATTTGAGCTGCAGGAGAAATACCTGCAAACCTCCAAGGTACGCTTCATGACGATGGAGGAAATCGATAAAATCATCGACGAGGACCAGAGCGCCCTAGACGACTTCGAAGAGTTCGCGGAACTCGACTAA